A DNA window from Hordeum vulgare subsp. vulgare chromosome 1H, MorexV3_pseudomolecules_assembly, whole genome shotgun sequence contains the following coding sequences:
- the LOC123409164 gene encoding uncharacterized protein LOC123409164, whose protein sequence is MRAAAAAIETGASSGTGNFPADDGEIWAPVLSDPLDGGSTSPNQEEIEVYSAYVDYDAMDFQAVFEGPQDEHDLNKLFGCAMLNSCGARCPTYIKEANFTHEIECELYSPTSDHGMIQTLAPASPETKEMKGRRIPAPAMVLSEKEEAPATMALGGGGEEDKKRKQGGKGHPLPSHRRSMRLALTATRPEEGACANFIVDLLDYLPKSGWRHGSRMRSTRKRAIWSLNTEKTLLLPNHLGKYGHRKNNDHWTYEEMKKLVDVLYISGVGNWTKLKNENFSTSVRTAMHLKDKWRNLKKAYTGNAKKRILPALDKDSVKKIQKLASKMKPHL, encoded by the exons ATG cgcgcggcagcagcagcaattGAGACGGGCGCGTCGTCGGGGACGGGGAACTTTCCGGCTGATGACGGTGAGATTTGGGCGCCCGTGCTGTCCGATCCTCTGGATGGGGGCTCGACCTCGCCGAACCAG GAGGAGATCGAAGTCTACTCAGCATATGTGGATTATGACGCCATGGACTTCCAAGCAGTCTTCGAAGGACCCCAGGATGAACATGATCTGAACAAATTGTTTGGATGTGCAATGCTCAATTCTTGCG GTGCACGCTGTCCTACTTATATAAAGGAGGCGAATTTTACTCATGAG ATTGAATGTGAACTTTATTCACCAACGAGTGATCATGGCATGATACAAACACTTGCGCCTGCGTCACCAGAAACCAAGGAAATGAAGGGGAGGAGGATACCTGCGCCAGCCATGGTGCTGTCCGAGAAAGAGGAGGCCCCTGCCACCATGGCCCTcggtggaggaggggaggaggacaagaagagaaagcaAGGAGGGAAAGGGCACCCGCTGCCTTCTCACCGAAGAAGCATGAGGCTTGCGCTCACCGCCACGCGGCCGGAGGAGGGGGCTTGCGCTAACTTCATAGTAGATCTGCTAG ATTACTTGCCAAAAAGTGGTTGGAGGCACGGAAGTCGCATGAGAAGTACACGAAAGAGAGCAATATGGTCATTAAACACGGAAAAAACTTTGCTTCTGCCAAACCATTTAGGG AAATATGGGCACAGAAAAAATAATGACCACTGGACATATGAAGAGATGAAAAAACTAGTGGATGTTCTATATATATCTGGGGTTGGAAATTGGACTAAGTTGAAAAATGAAAACTTTTCAACGTCAGTTCGAACAGCAATGCATCTTAAG gatAAATGGAGAAATCTTAAGAAAGCCTACACG GGAAATGCTAAAAAAAGGATCTTGCCGGCTCTGGACAAGGATAGTGTCAAAAAGATCCAGAAGCTAGCCTCCAAAATGAAGCCGCACTTGTGA